The DNA segment CCTGGACATCACCGCGCGCGAGTTGCGCTCGCCTGAAAACGTGATGATCCCACTGTCTGGCGGTGAGTTCGATCTGTTGCTGGTGTTTCTCGAGCATCCACAGCGCATCCTCACCCGCGAGCAACTGATCGACCTCACCCACGGCCAAGGCCACGACGCTTATGACCGCAGCATCGACGTGCAGGTCAGCCGCCTGCGGCGCAAGATCGAGCCCGACAGCAAGCGTCCGGACCTGATCCGCACCGTGCGCAATGGCGGCTACATGTTCACCGCCAAGGTCAGCCGCTCGTGACTACACCACGCTGGCGCCGCGATACCCTCAACCGGCGCATTGCCCTGACTATCCTGCTGGCGATGCTGATCTCGTTGGCCCTCAATGCCTTGTTCGTGCAGGTGGCAGGCATCTGGGCGCGGCCGCCGATCGACCGCACAGGTTTGCTCGACCAGATTGCCGCCACCGCGCGGGTGATCGAAGCCGCCCCGGCGCCCCTGCGCCCGCAGTTGGCCAATGCCGCCAGCAGCCCCATGCTGCAGGTGCAATGGCAAGCCGAGCGCCGCGCATTCGATTTGCCGCCGGGTGGCGCGCAGGTCGACCCCGGCAAAGTGCCCGTGCTGCGCCAATTGCTCGGCAATCAGCGGGAAATCGAAGTCTACCGGCCCAGTGACTGGCCCAGCGGCAGCGTCCAGGCGCGGTATGCCGTGCTGATCGAGTTCGGCGATGGCAGCTGGCTCTCGTTCGTGCCACCTGAGCGCAGCTGGGGTTTGAACTTGCCGGCCCGTATTGGCGTGATCATCGCCCTGGGGCTGATCGCCACCTTGCTGGTCGCCTGGATCGCCACCCACCAACTGGCCAAGCCCCTGCAGCGCTTTGCCGGTGCGGCCCGGCGCTTTGGAGGTGATTTAAGCGCGCCACCGATCAAGCTTGAAGGCCCCCACGAAATCCGCCAGGCGATCATCGCCTTCAACACCATGCAGGCGCAGATTCAGCATTTCATCGCTGAGCGCACTCACATGCTCGCAGCCATCTCCCACGACCTGCGTGCGCCGTTGACGCGGATGCGCTTGCGCAGCGAGTTCATGGAAGACCTCGATCACCAGCGCAAACTGATTCGCGATGTCGAAGAAATGCAATCGATGATCAACGCCGCCCTGGCGTTTTTCCGCGAAGACACCGCGCTGGAGCAGAGCACCGCGTTCGATCTGTCGGAGCTGCTGCAAACCATCATCGACGACTACCGCGACCAGGGCATTGCCGTCGACTTCGCCGGCCCCGCGCACCTGGTGTATGACGGCCGGCCGCTGAGCATCAAGCGTGTGATCGTCAACCTGCTGGACAATGCGGTGAAGTATGGCCGACAGCCGCGCATTGACCTGAGCAGTGACGAGCAAGCCGTGCGCATCGAGATTAGCGACCAAGGGCCGGGGATTCCCGAACCCGCCCTGCAGCGCGTGTTCGATCCGTTCTTTCGCCTTGAGGGCTCGCGTAACCGCGACACCGGCGGGGTGGGCCTGGGCCTGTCGGCAGCGCGGGCGATCGTGCGTGAGCAAGGCGGCGAGCTCACCCTGCGCAATGGCAGCGGCTCAGGGCTGATTGCGCAGGTTGAGCTGCCGGGGCGTAGCTGAAGCAAATCTGCAGGGCCAGCAACCGCTACCTCATCAGTCCTGGGCGCGCTCAGCCTCGGCGAAGGCCTGCTCGGCATCCCAACCGCCACCCAGCGCGGCAATCAACTGCACACTGGCCACCAGCCGCCCTTGCAACAGGGTCAACACACTGCGCTCGTTACTCAGGGCAGTGGTCTGCACATTGACCACATCCAGATAGCCAATCAACCCAGCGCGATACTGGTTCTCGGT comes from the Pseudomonas urmiensis genome and includes:
- a CDS encoding ATP-binding protein, with the translated sequence MLISLALNALFVQVAGIWARPPIDRTGLLDQIAATARVIEAAPAPLRPQLANAASSPMLQVQWQAERRAFDLPPGGAQVDPGKVPVLRQLLGNQREIEVYRPSDWPSGSVQARYAVLIEFGDGSWLSFVPPERSWGLNLPARIGVIIALGLIATLLVAWIATHQLAKPLQRFAGAARRFGGDLSAPPIKLEGPHEIRQAIIAFNTMQAQIQHFIAERTHMLAAISHDLRAPLTRMRLRSEFMEDLDHQRKLIRDVEEMQSMINAALAFFREDTALEQSTAFDLSELLQTIIDDYRDQGIAVDFAGPAHLVYDGRPLSIKRVIVNLLDNAVKYGRQPRIDLSSDEQAVRIEISDQGPGIPEPALQRVFDPFFRLEGSRNRDTGGVGLGLSAARAIVREQGGELTLRNGSGSGLIAQVELPGRS